From the genome of Methanoregula boonei 6A8:
TAATTCTGTGCGCCGTATAGTTACATAAATAAATGGTACAGCCAGAGTGAACCCAAAATGAAATATCTCATGAAATTCGGCGGAACATCCGTCGCCGATGCACAGTGTATCGGGCGGGTCGTGGATATCCTTGAGCACCACCGCAGGGCAGGGGATGAGATCGCGGTCGTGGTATCAGCACAGCGGGGTGTGACCGACCAGCTCATCGATATTGCAGAAAAGCTCCCGAACGCAAAGGACTGCACTGCCGTCCTCCCGCTGATTGCCGCACTCCGTGAACGGCACGTAAAGACCCTTGAAGGAGCGGCCCCGGATTTTTCGGCCGAGACGGAAAAAGTGATTGAAAAGCGCCTTGCGAGCCTCCAGCACATCCTTGTCGCTGTCTACAATCTGCGGGAGCTCACTCCCCGCTCCAAGGACTACATCATCTCGTTTGGGGAACGCCTGCTTGCCCCGATTGTCAGTGCTGCCCTCCGCCAGCGGGGGATCCCGTCGAACGTGTTTGACGGCTGCGAGGCCGGCATCCTCACCACCCCCCAGCACGGCGAGGCGACCGCGTTGTGCGAGAGTGATGAAAGGATCAAAAAGAAGATCGACCCGCTGCTCAAAAACGAGATCCCGGTCATCATGGGTTTCATGGGCTGCACCGAGAACGGGATCATCACGACCCTTGGGCGGAGCGGATCGGATTACTCCGCGTCCATCGTGGGCGCCGGCATCGACGCTGACGAGATCTGGATCTGGACCGATGTCGATGGCATTATGACTTCCGATCCCCGGGTGATCAACGATGCCCGGGTCTTAAAGAGCGTGTCGTACATCGAGGTTATGGAGCTCTCCTATTTCGGCGCGAAGGTTATGCACCCCCGCTCCATTGATCCTGCGATGAGGAAGAACATCCTTGTGCGGGTCAAAAATACGTTCAACCCGACCCACCCGGGTACCATGATCGTGAGAAACGGTCACCGGGACAGCCGGGTGGTAAAAGCCCTCACTTACATTGACAAGGTCGCCTCAATCAACATCAACGGCGCCCAGATGATCGGGAGGCCCGGGGTGGCAAAGATGATCTTCTCGGCCCTTGCCGACAAGGAAGTCAACGTGATGATGATTACTCAGGGGTCAAGCGAAGCAAATATTTCGCTCATCGTGGACGAATCGCACCTTCCG
Proteins encoded in this window:
- a CDS encoding aspartate kinase, with protein sequence MKYLMKFGGTSVADAQCIGRVVDILEHHRRAGDEIAVVVSAQRGVTDQLIDIAEKLPNAKDCTAVLPLIAALRERHVKTLEGAAPDFSAETEKVIEKRLASLQHILVAVYNLRELTPRSKDYIISFGERLLAPIVSAALRQRGIPSNVFDGCEAGILTTPQHGEATALCESDERIKKKIDPLLKNEIPVIMGFMGCTENGIITTLGRSGSDYSASIVGAGIDADEIWIWTDVDGIMTSDPRVINDARVLKSVSYIEVMELSYFGAKVMHPRSIDPAMRKNILVRVKNTFNPTHPGTMIVRNGHRDSRVVKALTYIDKVASININGAQMIGRPGVAKMIFSALADKEVNVMMITQGSSEANISLIVDESHLPIAVAALEFLVKDGIVREVTHNKDVCAVAVVGAGMAGAAGSGGRIFTALGRAGINVMMISQGSSEANISFVVKQADGPRAVRVLHDEFRLSEECA